cacagagcaggtgaatggtctctccccagagtgactgcgtcgatgaatttccagctgagatgggaaactgaatcctttcccacagtccccacatttccacggtttctccatggttcaggtgtccttgtgactctccaggttaaacaattagTTAAACTcaaacagaacacgggtacagtctctccccgctgtgaatgctgcgatgtattttcaggctgtgtaactgattaaagctctttccacactcagtgcactggaacactctcactcgggtgtgtgtgtgtatttcggtgcttttccagtcacactgaaatttaaaatctcctgaagcagacagaacagagaaacatttccattctggATTCAAATGtcgataatattcaggtcccgacGAATTGAGgcctctgtcagatgttgatgtgacatttggtttgagatttctgtctgtaaatcctcaccttctgatatcctgtaaaaggaatttacaaaagtcatcacagtcagtacaggatagaaattcagaacagacagttctagtttctatggaacattctttcctctctcattccccaaaagatgcaaatctccatcccacacactctccctccattctcactctgctgtatctaatattcaccctgccaattctcctgaaggtgctgattgacagatccatgctcactgcttcctgtcctggatacagagagctggaaatctccatgcagccgCCAGACAGATGTCTACAATACTGGATAAAAGTGTAATATACAGGACATTATTTGAATCGTGATAGAGCAGGCATTTGAGGAAGATTTATACTTGGGGAGGGAGAGCACacgatctggaactcgctgcctataaGGATGGTGAAACAGAAGATGAATGGGAAAGAAATCTCATGATATAGTGGGATCTGGAAAGCAGAATTTATTTccctttccaaaagagaaaatgctggaaaatctcagcaggtctggcagcatctgtgaggagagaaaagagctgacgttgaggccagatgaccgtttgtcaaagctatttccctttctttccttctctgccaccgctctgcctcgtcaataagacattgggactcagagggttgatgcagtttgatggacaagttgtctccattctgaacactggggaacaagcccctcccactcattgacaataTTACCCCGTAAAACGATGCCGGCCTGCGCATGCGCCTTGTtgcatattgcccccaataaagatggcggccATGAACACGGCCCGACCATGAGGAGCTGCGGTACCgctcggtacaaactgggtccgTGAAGCTCTTTACCGAGGTTCGTGGCTGACACAAGCTGCTTACGCAGCGTTTCCATCCACCCGCGagatccctcgccccctccgtacCGTCAATCACCGCTAATCTATCTCCGAGCCGAAAAAACAGCCCgtctccgtcgccattacccacaatgcgcatgctccagtcagagcgggctccgcccctcattcactgtgATTGGTTGGAGGTCCGAGCGGGAAaggctggtcctccagccccttctcttcccattggtccgGGCTACCGTCAATCAGCCGGGTATTGTGACGGTGGCTTGCTGTTTGTCCAATAATAACAGtgacagagtctcagtgtaacaatgacccacacaggctccaatacaatcagagtggggatggagcacagagacaacacagcaaagcactgacttactctgagtgtaacaatgacacacacaggctccaatacaatcaatcagagtggggatggagcacagagacaacacagcaaagcactgacttactctcagtgtaacaatgacacacacaggctccaatacaatcagagtggggatggagcacagagacaacacagcaaagcactgacttcaaaacagaaaatgctgcaaaacctcagcaagtctgacagcaactgtggagagagattccatgatgtggagatgccggcgttcgactgggtccaacaggtttatttggtagcacaagccacacaagctttcggagcgctgccccttcgtcagatgagtgggagttctgttcacaaacagggcatataaagacacaaactcaatttacagaataatggttggaatgcaagtctttacaggtaatcaagtcttaaaggtacagacaatgtaagtggagggagcattaagcacaggttaaagagatgtgtattgtctccagccaggacagtaagggagattttgcaagtccaggcaagttgtgggggttacagatagtgtgacatgaacccaagatcccagttgaggccgtcctcatgtgtgcggaacttggctatcagtctctgctcagcgactctgcgttgttgtgtcgtgaaggccgccttggagaatgcttacccgaagatcagaggccgaatgcctgttttACACAGCACATGGTCATTCTGAATGGAGAATCTCTGAGTTGTACAATTCACCTCATTCAGGAGCCAGATTGTCTGCTCAGAAAGAGGAAGGTTTCTATGACACCAATGAAaagcaacacacacactcacagacaccctcacacacagagtCTCACACCCTGCAAATTATCTCCTGTCACTTTTAGTCGTTTTGAAATAAATCCTGAATGAACTATAAAATCATTCATAAGTACTTGTTGAGATTCCCCTGAAAGACATCTATACTGTTCATTTCACTCCCTGTAGTTGTGATTTCCATATTCTCGCCACTCTTTGTGTAGAGAAATTTATCCTGGATTTCCGATTGGATTTCTTAGTGACTGTTTTATATTGATTGTCTCcagtttcccagtaacttcactgcagtgttaatctaagcctacttgtgattaataaataaactttactttttgctcttccccacaagaggaaacactatTTCTGTATCGAAGCATTTTATAAATTTGAGGACCTCTGctcaggttacccctcagccttcatttctcaagaaagaagaactagcctgtcaatcctttcctgataaaaaaacacacattttgaaattcatttctgggatgtgggcattgctggcttggccagcatttatggctaatccctgattgcccttgagaaggtggtggtgagctgccttctacattaaaatctcatcattaaaatcttctctgcaccctctccagtgcctggATATTTTTTTAATAATACGGTGACTAGAATGGTATGCAGTGGTCAGTAAGATTCTTGATCAGAGAGTCACAGATTTTCCAAAAGTGGTTTGAGTTTATCCATGGTTTTAAATTAGATTCTTAGgaagcaacaatttaaaaatgatgtataataaacaagggaaaaaaaacaagacccatggcaggtgagtaaccgaggccccagcactgatcctgcgttacccaaatagtcactgcctgccagttggaaaaagacccgtttaatcctactctttgtttcttgtctgccaatcagttttctacccatctcagtacaacagccccaatcccatgtgctttactttttgtgaagaagttgccgAGTTGGCGGACGAGGGGAATCGGGTTCACGTTATCGATCTCAGGGCAtaatcatcaacaacttgtatttacacagagtgttgtggggctggaggaggttactgagataccgaggaactttgttttattcatttttacgGAATGtagacgtcactggctgggccagcatttcttgcccatctctaactgccctccatttcagagggcatttgagagtcaaccacattgctgtgggtctggagtcacatgtaggtctgaccaagtaaggacggcaggtttccttttctaaaggacgttactgaatcaaatgggtttttacgacaattgattaaAGGTTGAggtttgtcattagacttttaattgaagattttaattgaatacaaatttcaccattgcctgtggtgggatttgaacctgggtccccagagccttaccctgagtccagtgataattccactgtgccgctgcctcccctattcatccaattgttattgtttatctcagggcgcagaaacaacagaatccaactttgccggtcacacatgaagtcgtctatgtttcagcaggctgtaatactgattaaatcccttcccacacatggagcagttgaaaggttttgccccagtgtgaactcgctggtgtctctgcaggcgggatggatcagtgaatcccttcccacacagggagcaggtgaacggttctgtcgcagtgtgagcccgctggtgtttcagcatataggatgaatcagtgaatcccttcccacacacagagcaggtgaacggcttctccccggtgtgaatgcgttggtgtctcagcaggccagatgactgagcgaatccctttccacacacagagcacaggaacggcctctccccggtgtgaatgcgtttgtgtttcagcagatcatcacttcttttaaaggtcttattgcattctgagcattgaaaaggtctcttatcagagtgaatgtgttggtgttgattgcaggaggaaaactgagcaaatcttttgccacaaatggagcaggagaacggcttctcccctgtgtgaatgcggcggtgtctccggaggctggatgactccgtgaaagccttcccacacacggagcagctgaatgccttctccccggtgtgaataggccggtGACTTAGCAGATGCTGCAAACAAGTAAATGCTTTCCCACAAACAGGGCAAAcgtatggtctctccccagtgtgagtgccctggtgtctcagcagactaatccttcttttgaaggtcttctcacatttaaagcatttaaaatgtctcttctgaaaatgaatctgttggtgaacggtgcagtgggaggactgagtgaatctcttcccacactgggagcagctgaatggcctgtccttggtgtgaacttgttggtgctcagtgagatgcactgagtCGCTGAATGACTctccacagtgagagcagctgaacggtctctcgtgtgtgtgaaggagctggtgctctgcaaggcgggaggactggctgaacctcttcccgcagtgggagcagctgaacggtctctcgtcagtgtgaaggagctggtgttgggcctgttcctcagaggtttcaatgctttgcccagagtcagagctttgaagaggcttctgaataatgtgatcgagttggtgagccagcaggttggacgaacacatgaatttcttcccacacacggagcaggtgaatgaactctcactattgcgagctcgctgtcgtgtcagcatgttttccagctgtatcaatccctccccacaggaggagcaaggaaacagattctcaccagtttccaactgagatggtcaattaaatcccttcagatgCACAAATCTTCAGATCCCAATGAATTGATTGACTCTGTCTGACGTGAGATTTGTTTGTccagactgcaaatcctcctcttctatttcctgcaaaataagtttacaaagaattacgtggctggcacggtggcacagtggttagtcctcctgcctcacagcaccagggacctgggttcaattccggccgtggttacctgtctgtgtagagtttacacagtaaggagtttaacaacaccaggttaaagtccaacaggtttatttggtagcaaacgccacttgctttcggagtgctgctgtgtggagtttgcatattctccacttgtttgcgtgggtttcctccaggtgctccggttttctcccacagtccaaagatattcaggttaggtggactggccatgc
The DNA window shown above is from Mustelus asterias unplaced genomic scaffold, sMusAst1.hap1.1 HAP1_SCAFFOLD_331, whole genome shotgun sequence and carries:
- the LOC144486399 gene encoding uncharacterized protein LOC144486399; the encoded protein is MLTRQRARNSESSFTCSVCGKKFMCSSNLLAHQLDHIIQKPLQSSDSGQSIETSEEQAQHQLLHTDERPFSCSHCGKRFSQSSRLAEHQLLHTHERPFSCSHCGESFSDSVHLTEHQQVHTKDRPFSCSQCGKRFTQSSHCTVHQQIHFQKRHFKCFKCEKTFKRRISLLRHQGTHTGERPYVCPVCGKAFTCLQHLLSHRPIHTGEKAFSCSVCGKAFTESSSLRRHRRIHTGEKPFSCSICGKRFAQFSSCNQHQHIHSDKRPFQCSECNKTFKRSDDLLKHKRIHTGERPFLCSVCGKGFAQSSGLLRHQRIHTGEKPFTCSVCGKGFTDSSYMLKHQRAHTATEPFTCSLCGKGFTDPSRLQRHQRVHTGAKPFNCSMCGKGFNQYYSLLKHRRLHV